A single window of Eucalyptus grandis isolate ANBG69807.140 chromosome 1, ASM1654582v1, whole genome shotgun sequence DNA harbors:
- the LOC104436006 gene encoding uncharacterized protein LOC104436006 has protein sequence MRSFSLSPSLSFVIDFATHFLEFLFPGSGNGKSPWGRRKHRLRWLGKPRAIPQLILKLREPQFRESALHLLSSFLFQKREEDPENYYRAGFLLFHSCGTMAILIQEVLLIYRMMADGSLNNRACMRLINVIILFQCIAANRETRQKLMNSCIVNFLVPLVLFVSTLEVYDNVRAVALSVFGILCQARESSAVQWAIENEVVEVCLISMDTGNELTKVIGLHIVESILRVDFGISYLFSPAADHLLNRLMRTWDNLVNQIAVVHDFSPRILFHTIRCYTLLCHDERGHNLVKQSLPKSFINGTFHESLKEFPVIRRLLSQLLLIAGINDS, from the exons ATGCGATCTTTTTcgctctctccctcgctctctttCGTGATCGATTTCGCGAcccattttcttgaatttctttttccaggGTCGGGGAACGGCAAATCGCCGTGGGGGAGGAGGAAGCACCGGCTCCGGTGGCTGGGGAAGCCGAGGGCGATTCCACAGCTGATTCTTAAGCTGCGGGAACCTCAGTTCAGAGAATCTGCTCTGCACTTGCTCAGTTCTTTCCTCTTCCAG AAGAGGGAGGAGGACCCGGAGAATTATTACAGGGCGGGGTTTCTTTTGTTCCATTCTTGCGGTACCATGGCCATCCTGATACAG GAGGTGCTCTTGATCTACAGGATGATGGCGGATGGAAGTCTAAACAATAGAGCATGCATGCGCCTTATCAATGTCATTATTCTATTCCAG TGCATTGCAGCTAATAGAGAAACCAGGCAAAAGCTCATGAACT CCTGCATTGTTAACTTCTTGGTACCCTTAGTACTGTTCGTGTCCACACTGGAGGTGTATGACAACGTGAGAGCTGTTGCCTTGTCAGTGTTTGGCATTTTATGCCAG GCAAGAGAATCCAGTGCTGTCCAATGGGCTATCGAAAATGAGGTGGTGGAAGTATGCTTGATTAGCATGGACACTGGAAATGAACTCACAAAAGTG ATTGGACTGCACATTGTTGAATCCATACTTCGGGTGGACTTCGGAATATCATACTTATTCAGTCCTGCAGCTGATCATCTATTGAATAGACTGATGAGAACATGGGACAATTTG GTAAATCAGATAGCTGTTGTGCACGACTTCTCTCCTCGAATCCTCTTTCATACCATCCGGTGCTACACTCTCTTATGTCATGATGAAAG GGGACATAATCTTGTGAAGCAGTCACTCCCTAAATCCTTCATCAACGGCACTTTTCATGAAAGCCTGAAG GAGTTTCCCGTGATTCGTAGATTGCTTTCACAACTGCTACTGATTGCTGGTATAAACGACTCATGA
- the LOC104415784 gene encoding aspartic proteinase CDR1, with product MAMKKLFSLCLLLISFALLSTTIRATARAPSLTQGFTTHLIHRDHIHNPSKALAQRYADAFRRSFARVQGRFNMNVPVPPLFHLDTVQSDILPDNGEYVLKVSIGTPPYDVYAIVDTGSDLFWVQCLPCDQCFPQKKPKYDPKSSSTYRDVACPSQQCQLLGSTSCASPLNTCNYTSAYADSSLTKGVLATETLTFASTTGPPVTLPNIVFGCGHNNTGVFNDNEMGLAGLAKGPASLISQIGTSFGARRFSQCLVPFHTPPTVTSKMSFGSGSEVSGPDTVTTSLLTMQNPSFYYVTVNGISVGSTYLPFNSSGASHVSKGNVFLDSGTPITIVPKDFYDRLAAEVKRAVELTPIDDPQLRPQLCWEGRASEGAGADGAFRRRSRRGVEADEHVHRG from the coding sequence ATGGCAATGAAGAAGCTCTTTTCCCTTTGCCTTCTCCTCATCTCTTTCGCTCTCCTCTCGACGACCATCCGTGCCACCGCAAGGGCACCGTCGTTGACACAGGGTTTCACCACTCATCTCATCCACCGCGACCACATCCACAACCCCAGCAAAGCTCTCGCGCAGCGCTACGCTGATGCGTTCCGACGCTCCTTTGCCAGGGTCCAAGGCCGTTTCAACATGAACGTTCCTGTCCCACCTTTGTTCCATCTCGACACGGTTCAGTCCGACATCCTCCCGGACAATGGCGAATATGTCCTGAAAGTGTCGATAGGGACCCCGCCCTACGATGTCTACGCCATCGTCGACACCGGCAGCGACCTCTTTTGGGTTCAATGCCTCCCCTGCGATCAGTGTTTCCCTCAGAAGAAGCCCAAGTACGACCCGAAATCGTCTTCCACATACCGTGACGTTGCGTGCCCGTCCCAGCAGTGCCAGCTCCTGGGCAGCACCTCGTGCGCTTCTCCCTTGAACACGTGCAACTACACCAGCGCATACGCGGATTCGTCCCTGACGAAGGGGGTCCTCGCGACGGAGACACTGACCTTCGCTTCCACCACTGGACCACCAGTGACGCTCCCGAACATAGTGTTCGGTTGCGGCCACAACAACACCGGCGTCTTCAACGACAACGAGATGGGACTCGCCGGGCTCGCGAAAGGCCCCGCCTCACTCATCTCGCAGATAGGCACGTCCTTCGGGGCCAGGCGGTTCTCTCAGTGCCTAGTCCCCTTCCACACCCCACCGACCGTCACCAGCAAGATGAGCTTCGGCAGCGGCAGCGAGGTCTCAGGCCCCGACACCGTCACTACCAGCCTTCTGACCATGCAAAACCCGTCCTTCTACTATGTGACCGTGAACGGGATCAGCGTCGGAAGCACCTACCTGCCTTTTAACTCTTCTGGGGCGAGCCACGTCTCTAAGGGGAACGTGTTCCTAGACTCGGGGACGCCTATAACCATCGTGCCGAAAGATTTCTACGACAGGTTGGCAGCGGAGGTGAAGAGAGCGGTGGAATTGACACCCATAGATGACCCTCAGCTGAGGCCGCAGCTGTGCTGGGAGGGACGTGCAAGCGAAGGGGCCGGTGCTGACGGCGCATTTCGACGGCGAAGCCGACGTGGAGTGGAAGCAGACGAGCACGTTCATAGAGGCTAA
- the LOC104415779 gene encoding aspartic proteinase CDR1, whose translation MNIPTLPSFHLDTAQSEIFPDNGEYVLKVSIGTPPYDIYAIADTGSDLFWTQCLPCDQCYPQKNPKYDPKSSSTYGEVACPSQQCQLLDTTSCAAPSNTCNYTYGYASTSLTKGFLSTETLTFASTEGSSVTLPNVVFGCGHNNTGTFNENEMGIVGIGKGPISLISQIGTSFGGRRFSQCLVPFHTPPTISSKMSFGSGSEVSGPGTVTTSLVALQDPTYYFVTLNGISVGSTYLPFSSSGAVTKGNMFLDSGTPPTIVPRDFYNRLEAEVKRAVELTPIDDPRLRPQLCYGRDVQAKGPVLTAHFDGKADVELKQTSTFIEAKDGIFCFAMTSTDSPGGIFGNFAQTDHLIGFDLDKNTVSFKPTDCTKL comes from the coding sequence ATGAACATTCCTACCCTGCCTTCGTTCCATCTTGACACGGCTCAGTCCGAAATCTTCCCGGACAATGGTGAATATGTCCTGAAGGTGTCGATAGGGACCCCGCCCTATGACATCTATGCCATCGCCGACACCGGCAGCGACCTTTTCTGGACTCAGTGCCTCCCCTGCGATCAGTGTTACCCTCAGAAGAACCCCAAGTATGATCCGAAATCGTCTTCCACGTACGGTGAAGTCGCGTGCCCGTCCCAGCAGTGCCAACTCCTGGACACCACCTCGTGCGCTGCTCCCTCCAACACGTGCAACTACACCTACGGATACGCCAGTACGTCCCTGACGAAGGGCTTCCTCTCGACGGAGACGCTGACCTTCGCATCCACCGAGGGGTCGTCGGTGACGCTCCCGAACGTAGTGTTCGGCTGCGGCCACAACAATACCGGCACCTTCAACGAGAACGAGATGGGAATCGTCGGGATCGGGAAAGGCCCCATCTCACTTATCTCGCAGATAGGCACGTCGTTTGGGGGCAGACGGTTCTCTCAGTGCCTTGTCCCCTTCCACACCCCGCCGACCATCTCAAGCAAGATGAGCTTCGGCAGCGGCAGCGAGGTCTCAGGGCCCGGCACCGTCACGACCAGCCTCGTGGCCTTGCAAGACCCGACCTACTACTTCGTGACTCTGAACGGGATCAGTGTTGGGAGCACCTACCTGCCTTTTAGCTCTTCTGGGGCCGTCACGAAGGGGAACATGTTCCTCGACTCGGGGACGCCTCCAACCATCGTGCCGAGAGATTTCTACAACAGGTTGGAAGCGGAGGTGAAGAGAGCGGTGGAATTGACACCCATAGATGACCCTCGGCTGAGGCCGCAGCTGTGCTACGGGAGGGACGTGCAAGCGAAGGGGCCGGTGCTGACGGCGCATTTCGACGGCAAAGCCGACGTGGAGTTGAAGCAGACGAGCACGTTCATAGAGGCTAAGGATGGCATATTTTGCTTCGCCATGACTTCCACTGATAGTCCTGGTGGGATATTCGGCAACTTTGCTCAGACTGATCATTTGATCGGGTTCGACCTCGATAAGAATACTGTTTCTTTCAAGCCAACCGACTGCACCAAGCTATGA
- the LOC104450271 gene encoding late embryogenesis abundant protein At5g17165, which yields MAASSRTSGIAGIGKRVASQIWSANSPHLPPPSSLALRRAAHTSVYDKNPEDQGTPTVVPDEVIKAPSDKYWAPHPKTGVFGPATDLHFRAHGELPKLGDAESSVLEHTAWFRPTSLEDLEKPSHY from the exons ATGGCCGCCAGCTCGAGGACTTCTGGGATCGCTGGAATCGGCAAGCGAGTCGCCTCTCAGATCTGGAGCGCCAACTCCCCCCACCTTCCACCTCCCTCCTCTCTTGCTCTCAg GAGAGCTGCTCACACGTCCGTGTATGACAAGAACCCCGAGGATCAAGGCACACCGACCGTGGTCCCCGATGAAGTGATCAAGGCTCCATCCGACAAGTACTGGGCTCCACACCCCAAGACCGGGGTGTTTGGGCCCGCGACCGACCTTCACTTCCGAGCCCACGGCGAGCTTCCCAAGCTCGGGGATGCCGAGAGCTCTGTGCTGGAGCACACGGCCTGGTTCCGCCCCACTAGCCTCGAGGATCTCGAGAAGCCTTCCCACTATTAG
- the LOC104438770 gene encoding protein DOWN-REGULATED IN DIF1 11, with amino-acid sequence MARSGFVAFLLLASVVATLSVRVRWKDPAGETLDYLADCATKLADDCGEDIFFNIFTKQRKITPACCKKLVSMGKQCHESMVGFIILSPSFSKNASITVPRSKKVWKKCVLLAKEAPTLP; translated from the coding sequence ATGGCAAGATCAGGCTTCGTGGCGTTCTTGCTCCTTGCCAGCGTAGTTGCCACGTTGTCCGTCAGAGTCAGATGGAAGGATCCTGCGGGGGAGACATTAGACTACCTGGCCGATTGTGCTACCAAGCTGGCCGATGATTGCGGGGAagacatcttcttcaacatattCACGAAGCAGAGAAAGATCACCCCTGCATGCTGTAAGAAGCTTGTGTCGATGGGAAAACAGTGCCACGAGTCGATGGTGGGCTTCATTATCTTATCGCCCAGCTTCAGCAAGAATGCCTCCATCACCGTGCCCAGGAGCAAGAAAGTGTGGAAAAAGTGTGTCCTGTTGGCCAAAGAAGCCCCTACCCTACCGTAA
- the LOC104450281 gene encoding late embryogenesis abundant protein At5g17165: MAASSRTSGIAGIGKRVISQIWSPNSPRPPPPSLALRRAAHTSVYDKNPEDQVASTVVPDEVIDAPSDKYWAPHPKTGVFGPATDHHLRAHGELPKPGDAENSVLEDTAWFRPTSLEDLEKPPHQ, from the exons ATGGCCGCCAGCTCGAGGACTTCTGGGATCGCTGGGATCGGCAAGCGAGTTATCTCTCAGATCTGGAGCCCCAACTCCCCCCGCccacctcctccctctcttgctctcag GAGAGCTGCCCACACATCCGTGTATGACAAGAACCCAGAGGATCAAGTCGCATCGACCGTGGTCCCTGATGAAGTGATTGACGCTCCATCCGACAAATACTGGGCTCCCCACCCCAAGACCGGGGTGTTTGGGCCTGCGACTGACCATCACCTCCGTGCCCACGGCGAGCTTCCTAAGCCTGGTGATGCCGAGAACTCGGTGCTGGAGGACACTGCTTGGTTCCGCCCCACTAGCCTCGAGGATCTTGAGAAGCCTCCTCACCAGTAA
- the LOC104432122 gene encoding late embryogenesis abundant protein At5g17165-like produces MAASSRTSGIAGIGKRVVSQIWSPNCPLPLPPLFPSVWRTLFIISPQKSVKMFRLLRRAAHTSVYDKNPEDQATATVVPDEVIKAPSDKYWAPHPKTGVFGPETDLHLRAHGELPKPGNAENSVLEHTAWFRPTSLEDLEKPSHH; encoded by the exons ATGGCCGCCAGCTCGAGGACTTCTGGGATCGCGGGAATCGGCAAGCGAGTCGTCTCTCAGATCTGGAGCCCCAACTGCCCCCTCCCCCTGCCTCCTCTCTTCCcctcag TGTGGAGAACCCTCTTCATAATCTCTCCACAGAAGTCAGTTAAGATGTTCCGGCTATTGCG GAGAGCTGCTCACACATCCGTGTATGACAAGAACCCTGAGGATCAAGCCACAGCAACCGTGGTCCCCGATGAAGTGATCAAGGCTCCATCCGACAAGTACTGGGCTCCACACCCCAAGACCGGGGTGTTTGGGCCCGAGACTGACCTTCACCTTCGAGCCCACGGTGAGCTTCCCAAGCCTGGGAATGCGGAGAACTCGGTGCTGGAGCACACGGCTTGGTTCCGCCCCACTAGCCTCGAGGATCTCGAGAAGCCTTCCCACCATTAA
- the LOC104436004 gene encoding LOW QUALITY PROTEIN: UDP-glucuronate 4-epimerase 1 (The sequence of the model RefSeq protein was modified relative to this genomic sequence to represent the inferred CDS: inserted 9 bases in 8 codons; deleted 5 bases in 4 codons): protein MPPLLVAEEDDLFPATPGKFKTDTTTSHRHHRHLRRCFASTSATFMWALFLLALTASYLSLQGLLSSGNRLLAASWGGIQWEKQVRVSARPAPAGAGAGHSVLVTGAAGFVAPTXLLALRKRGDGVVGLDNFNPYYDPXLKRSRASLLRAQKVFVVDGDVNDARLLAKLFDVVAFTHVMHLAAQAGVRYALENPQSYVHXNVAGLVALLEASRSANPQPAFVWASSSSVYGLNDKSPFSESDRTDRPAXLYAATKKAGEEITHAYNHIYGLSITGLRFFTVYXPWGRPDMAYFSFTRNILQGKPITIYRGKNRVDLARDFTYIDDVVKGCLASLDTARKSTGSGGKKRGPAQYRVFNLGNTSPVTVPEMVSMLEGHLXVRARRREVEMPXNGDVPFTHANISSARXELGYKPTTDLRTGLKRFVKWYLSYYGYSNHGKSAH, encoded by the exons ATGCCGCCACTGCTGGTGGCCGAGGAGGACGACCTCTTCCCCGCC ACGCCGGGGAAATTCAAGAccgac accaccacctcccaccgccaccaccgccacctccgccgctgcTTCGCCTCCACGAGCGCCACCTTCATGTGGGCCCTCTTCCTCCTCGCCCTCACCGCCTCCTACCTCAGCCTCCAGGGCCTCCTCTCCTCCGGCAACCGCCTC CTCGCCGCCTCCTGGGGCGGCATCCAGTGGGAGAAGCAGGTCCGCGTCTCCGCCCGG CCGGCccccgccggcgccggcgccggccacTCCGTCCTCGTCACCGGCGCCGCCGGCTTCGTCGCGCCCAC TCTCCTCGCCCTCCGGAAGCGCGGCGACGGCGTCGTGGGCCTCGACAACTTCAACCCCTACTACGACC TCCTCAAGCGCTCCCGCGCGTCGCTGCTCCGCGCCCAGAAGGTCTTCGTCGTCGACGGCGACGTCAACGACGCCCGCCTCCTGGCCAAGCTCTTCGACGTCGTGGCCTTCACCCACGTGATGCACCTCGCCGCCCAGGCCGGCGTCCGCTACGCCCTTGAGAACCCGCAATCGTACGTCC CTAACGTCGCCGGCCTCGTCGCGCTCCTCGAGGCCTCCCGGTCGGCGAACCCCCAGCCGGCCTTCGTCTGGGCCTCCTCCAGCTCCGTCTACGGCCTCAACGACAAGTCGCCCTTCTCCGAGTCGGACCGCACCGACCGGCCGG TCCTCTACGCCGCCACCAAGAAGGCCGGCGAGGAAATCACCCACGCCTACAACCACATCTATGGCCTCTCGATCACCGGCCTGCGCTTCTTCACCGTGT GGCCGTGGGGCCGCCCGGACATGGCGTACTTCTCCTTCACCCGGAACATACTCCAGGGCAAGCCCATCACGATATACCGGGGCAAGAACCGGGTCGACCTGGCCCGGGACTTCACGTACATCGACGACGTCGTGAAGGGCTGCCTGGCGTCGCTGGACACGGCGCGCAAGAGCACCGGGTCCGGCGGCAAGAAGCGCGGCCCCGCCCAGTACCGGGTCTTCAACCTGGGGAACACGTCGCCGGTGACGGTGCCGGAGATGGTGAGCATGCTGGAGGGGCACC GGGTGAGGGCCCGGCGGCGGGAGGTGGAGATGC GGAACGGCGACGTTCCGTTCACGCACGCCAACATCAGCTCGGCGC CGGAGCTCGGGTACAAGCCCACGACGGACCTGCGGACCGGGCTGAAGAGGTTCGTGAAGTGGTACTTGTCGTACTACGGCTACAGCAATCATGGCAAGTCTGCGCATTGA